In Solenopsis invicta isolate M01_SB chromosome 13, UNIL_Sinv_3.0, whole genome shotgun sequence, one DNA window encodes the following:
- the LOC120359356 gene encoding protein GVQW3-like → MDRTVEQRYAIKFCVKLGKSATETLPLIQQAFGSDCLSKSQVFRWHKSFKEGREEVTDEPRIGRPSTSRIDENVTRVRDCLNFDRRLSLQLIAETLNITKTTVFRIVTDDLNMKKVCAKLVPKVLTDEQKNMRVLRCQELLEMCENDPNFLNSVITGDESWIFEYDPETKRQSSEWHTPSSPRPKKARMSKSRIKTMLIVFFDVRGIVHHEFVPTGTTVNAAFYLEVLKKLKKRVTRCRSDIKNAWKLHHDNAPSHSAFVVNDFLAKTHTPLFPSLPTVPTWHPQTFFCFLV, encoded by the coding sequence ATGGATCGTACTGTGGAGCAACGTTACGCTATCAAATTCTGCGTTAAACTTGGAAAGTCCGCCACCGAAACGTTGCCATTAATTCAGCAGGCCTTTGGGAGTGATTGCTTGTCAAAATCACAAGTTTTCCGATGGCACAAGTCGTTCAAGGAGGGCCGAGAGGAAGTCACCGACGAACCCCGCATTGGACGTCCATCAACCTCCCGAATTGACGAAAATGTGACGCGTGTGCgtgattgtttaaattttgacagACGGTTGAGCCTTCAATTGATAGCAGAAACTCTTAACATTACGAAAACAACAGTTTTTCGTATTGTAACCGACGATTTAAACATGAAAAAGGTGTGCGCCAAACTGGTCCCTAAAGTGTTGACCGACGAACAAAAGAACATGCGAGTGCTTCGATGCCAAGAACTCTTGGAAATGTGTGaaaatgatcctaattttttaaactcagtTATCACCGGTGATGAGTCGTGGATTTTTGAGTACGACCCGGAGACAAAAAGACAGAGTTCAGAGTGGCACACTCCATCGTCGCCCCGCCCCAAGAAGGCACGCATGAGCAAATCCAGAATCAAAACCATGCTCATTGTCTTCTTTGACGTCAGAGGCATTGTTCACCATGAATTCGTACCTACAGGGACCACTGTGAACGCAGCTTTCTACTTGGAAgtgctaaaaaaattgaaaaaaagggtcacacgTTGCCGAAGCGACATCAAGAACGCGTGGAAGCTGCATCATGACAACGCGCCAAGCCACAGCGCCTTCGTTGTCAACGATTTCCTGGCCAAGACCCACACCCCATTGTTTCCCAGCCTCCCTACAGTCCCGACCTGGCACCCgcagacttttttttgtttcctcgtTTAA
- the LOC105192829 gene encoding protein yellow gives MMMERLMLLAFLATVALCHEPFQVIFEWKSINFQWPSEEKEQIAIRRGDYIPANNFITTVKFWKDKMYLTLPRWKDGVPVTLAVTSSKPINGITAPKLEAFPNWDMQKLGNCAAFQLVHSIEIDPKGRMWVLDTGRPLRDPSLREFKTECSPRLVILDLNDNSKILRTYEFPEHVTSRTDAYLNDIVLDHEDGGMAYITDTSNTDPGIIVYSLRDNNSWKVRHNSMRAKSDAVGFMVAKTHVINPVHVDGIALSPASSRDRQVYYSPLSSFNLYSVPVSALKNNATNIDQYVKEVGRKTSQTDGMAMSSTGVLYFGLLADDAIAMWDTKNTVSFTNGQRIISRDHVLTQWPDSFAFDEDGNVWCVTNMLQNFLNSRVDVNVPNYRLIRSRVSVRSYQYYENGTAPELPEFTAGADSVRIAFAALLSIILILIVK, from the exons ATGATGATGGAGCGATTGATGCTGTTAGCCTTTCTAGCCACAGTAGCGTTATGCCACGAGCCGTTTCAAGTGATCTTTGAATGGAAGTCAATTAACTTCCAATGGCCATCAGAAGAAAAAGAGCAAATTGCTATAAGGCGTGGCGATTATATACCGGCGAATAACTTCATAACCACTGTAAAATTTTGGAAGGATAAAATGTATCTAACGTTACCGCGATGGAAAGACGGCGTGCCAGTGACGCTAGCCGTTACATCGTCAAAACCGATCAACGGCATAACAGCGCCTAAATTGGAGGCCTTCCCCAATTGGGACATGCAGAAACTGGGTAATTGTGCAGCATTCCAACTAGTGCACAGCATAGAGATTGATCCTAAGGGTCGCATGTGGGTGCTCGATACTGGTCGGCCTCTCAGGGATCCATCTCTCAGGGAATTCAAAACCGAATGCTCGCCACGCTTGGTTATTCTTGATCTCAATGACAACAGCAAGATTCTTCGTACTTATGAATTCCCTGAGCACGTAACTAGTCGCACAGATGCGTATCTCAATGACATTGTTCTCGATCATGAGGACGGTGGTATGGCATATATCACTGACACTAGCAATACCGATCCCGGCATCATTGTGTACTCCTTAAGGGATAACAATTCCTGGAAAGTCCGACACAACTCTATGAGAGCGAAGTCAGATGCAGTTGGATTCATGGTAGCAAAGACGCATGTGATTAATCCAGTGCACGTGGATGGCATAGCGCTTTCACCAGCGAGCAGTCGCGACAG gCAAGTCTATTATTCGCCTTTGTCTTCTTTCAATCTATATTCAGTTCCGGTGTCCGCTCTGAAGAACAACGCGACGAATATCGATCAATACGTGAAGGAAGTTGGACGGAAAACTTCACAGACGGATGGCATGGCGATGTCGTCGACTGGTGTGCTTTACTTTGGTCTACTAGCTGACGACGCCATCGCTATGTGGGATACCAAGAATACAGTATCCTTTACCAACGGTCAACGAATCATATCGCGCGATCATGTACTGACACAGTGGCCCGACAGCTTCGCTTTTGATGAGGACGGCAATGTTTGGTGCGTTACCAATATgttgcaaaactttttaaacaGTCGCGTTGATGTCAACGTACCCAACTATCGTCTCATTCGATCACGCGTAAGTGTTAGGAGTTACCAATATTACGAGAACGGCACGGCGCCTGAATTACCTGAATTTACCGCTGGTGCTGATTCCGTCAGAATTGCATTCGCCGCCCTGTTATCTATCATTTTGATACTTATCGTGAAATAA